The DNA sequence TCGTGCAGTATCCGAGATGGACGGTCTGGCCGTCGCGGTGCCGGAGCCTCATCAGCTTCCGCCACGCTTGATGGAGCTGCCCTCGAAGGTGTCCGCGGCCGGCCCGAGGTCGGACAGGTCGAGCCGCCCGGACTGGCCGTAGAACTCGACCGGGTTGCGCCACAGCACCTTGTCGACGTCGTCGTCGGTGAACCCGGCGGCGAGCATCGCCTCGCCGGTGGCCCGGGTCAGCAGCGGGTCGGAGTGTCCCCAGTCGGCGGCCGAGTTGACCAGCATCCGGTCCAGCCCGTGCGCCCTGAGGATCTCGACCATGCGGGGCGGCGACATCTTGGTCTCCGGATAGATGGAGAAGCCCATCCAGCAGCCGGAGTCCTGGACGATCTTGACGGTCACCTCGTTGAGGTGGTCGACGACGACCCGCCCGGGTTCGATGCCGGACTCGGCGACGACGGCGAGGGTGCGTTCGGTGCCCCGGGCCTTGTCCCGGTGCGGGGTGTGCACCAGCGCCGGCAGCTCGTACTCCACGGCCAGGGCGAGCTGGACGGCGAACGCCTCGTCCTCCTCCGGCGTCATCGAGTCGTAGCCGATCTCCCCCACCGCGACCACGCCGTCCTTGTCCAGATAGCGCGGCAACAGGTCGAGCACCGGCCGGCAGCGGGGGTCGTTGGCCTCCTTGGGGTTCAGCGCGATCGTGGCGTGGTGCCGGATGCCGAACTGCCCGGCCCGGTACGGCTCCCAGCCGACCAGCGAGTCGAAGTAGTCGGCGAACGATCCGGGGTTGGTGCGCGGCTGCCCGAGCCAGAACGCCGGCTCGACGACGGCGCGGACCCCGGCGGCGGCCATCGCCCTGTAGTCGTCGGTGGTGCGCGACGTCATGTGGATGTGCGGGTCGAAGATACGCATCACGCCTCTTTCCTCGCTTCGGTGGCGGTCTGGCCGCCCCCGGCACCGGCGGTGAGGCCGGCCAGCAGTTCGACCGCGTCGGCGGCCACGTCCCGGCCGGCGGCGCGCCGCTCGTCGACCAGGCCGCCGAGCATGACGGCGAGTTCGGCGTCGGCCCGGACGTCGAGGTCGTGCACGACCGACAGCGGCAGCCCCATGAACACGCACTTGAGGACCGCCTGCCGCCACG is a window from the Polymorphospora rubra genome containing:
- a CDS encoding TatD family hydrolase; translation: MRIFDPHIHMTSRTTDDYRAMAAAGVRAVVEPAFWLGQPRTNPGSFADYFDSLVGWEPYRAGQFGIRHHATIALNPKEANDPRCRPVLDLLPRYLDKDGVVAVGEIGYDSMTPEEDEAFAVQLALAVEYELPALVHTPHRDKARGTERTLAVVAESGIEPGRVVVDHLNEVTVKIVQDSGCWMGFSIYPETKMSPPRMVEILRAHGLDRMLVNSAADWGHSDPLLTRATGEAMLAAGFTDDDVDKVLWRNPVEFYGQSGRLDLSDLGPAADTFEGSSIKRGGS